GGCGAAGCTTTACTACAGCCCCGCCTTCCAGATGTTCTATGCTGATTTTCTCCTCCACAGCATACAGTCTGCCTATTTGTTCAAGTGCATGCCTTGCTCTGGGAGGGTCATTTCCTTCCGCTTCCACAAACTTGCGCCTGACGTGTGCCCAGCAGCACAGGTGCAACTTTCCGGGTAGCGTGTCGAACTCGTCATATACTGCAAAACCGTCACTCTGTACCACCCGGACCTGTCCTGCCAGCAGTGTGTCTATTCCACTGCTGCCACGTCCCTTGTGATATTCAAAGAAGGGGGTATGGAACCGGGGCAGATAGAAGTTCCACATATACCCGCGGTGAAGGGCACCGGGACGGTCGCTTTCAAGTACGGGATGGGGCGTCTCATCGGCCATGACGTAATAACTGTCCTTGACCAGTTCACGAAGCTCATTATAGACCGGCTCCAGACGCTGTGCGGCGGCCATCATCCAGTTACTTACGGTGGAAGGACTCAGATGGATGCCTTCACGCTCAAAAATGTCCAGCTGTCTGTGCAGAGGCAGATGATCGTAATATTTGGCGGTAGCAATGTGGGACAGTATACTTTCCGACGCATTGCTGTGAGGGTGTGCCATTACGGGCATGGGAGCAGTCATGATACGACCGTCGGCAAGTCGGTATTTAGGGCGGATGATGCGTCTCACATAGAATCGCGCAGGGCTGACGGCATATTGTTCGCTCACTTCCTCCCCCAGCTTTGTCGCTCCCTCCAGGGAAAGACCTTCCGGCATGGGAATGATGATTTCCTCACGGGGAAGGGACGGGTCGATGGGCTTACGGGCGTGGGGAGTAATCTTTTGGGTGAAGCTCTTACGGAAACGGTTGTAACCATTCTCCGATTTGACAGATTTCTCAGCTATTTTCTGTTCTTCCGCTACCGGGTCATTGACATCGGACGGGGATTCGAAACAGATGCTCAATTGGCTGGCATCTTCGGGAAGATGACGTTTTTCACTGGATTTACCCCATAAACGGCGTGTCAAGTCAGCCAATTTCCATCTCAAGTCAGCTATGACGGCTGTACAGGCTGAGATTTCCCCGGCCTGGCGGGAATACTCCTGCAAAGAGGCTTCGTATTTTCTCTGAAGTTCCGCATGCTCCTTTTCAAGACGTTCACGTTCCTTGCGCAACTCTTCGTACTCTTCCAAAGTAAGGGTAATGACTGGTTCTTTCACTGTATATCCACTTTTTTATTATGTGGCAAAGTTATCAAAATAAAGCTGTACGGCTTATAGGACGGGAGATTACTTTTCAACTGTTTTCCGATACTTTTTAACAGTAAGCAGCTCATTCAGGCGATTCCAGGAAATTTGAAGAAAATCCCTCTTCCGTTCGTCCTTTTTCAAGAGGAAAGAACCGTGGTTCAGACGACGGCATTCCAGACGGTATTCATCGTCGCACCGATAAAGGATATGCAACCTGCTACGGGAACGGTCAAGAAAAA
The DNA window shown above is from Bacteroides faecium and carries:
- the tnpC gene encoding IS66 family transposase yields the protein MKEPVITLTLEEYEELRKERERLEKEHAELQRKYEASLQEYSRQAGEISACTAVIADLRWKLADLTRRLWGKSSEKRHLPEDASQLSICFESPSDVNDPVAEEQKIAEKSVKSENGYNRFRKSFTQKITPHARKPIDPSLPREEIIIPMPEGLSLEGATKLGEEVSEQYAVSPARFYVRRIIRPKYRLADGRIMTAPMPVMAHPHSNASESILSHIATAKYYDHLPLHRQLDIFEREGIHLSPSTVSNWMMAAAQRLEPVYNELRELVKDSYYVMADETPHPVLESDRPGALHRGYMWNFYLPRFHTPFFEYHKGRGSSGIDTLLAGQVRVVQSDGFAVYDEFDTLPGKLHLCCWAHVRRKFVEAEGNDPPRARHALEQIGRLYAVEEKISIEHLEGGAVVKLRREESYPIIKGLEKWCKEEYEHTVEKSPIAKAIFYMYTRFEQLSGYVNDAQFCIDNNPVERSIRPLTLNRKNTLFSGSHEAAHAAAIFFSLMGCCRENKVNPKLWMQDVLIRVQEKEREEKNDYSDLLPFNWKG